A genomic segment from Zerene cesonia ecotype Mississippi chromosome 5, Zerene_cesonia_1.1, whole genome shotgun sequence encodes:
- the LOC119839982 gene encoding uncharacterized protein LOC119839982, with protein sequence MPRVQEWKCYFGCFVDGPLHRFPQWEDFKEERFNKWKSVLDPVTQAKGNEYIYNNIRLCYRHFSSIYHLPSNRLTRNATPTLNISGSQVVLGEPSTSGSQITEEKLQDTSSFAVSQENNAQPSTSSINHKTHNAEASASNVCCKRLSNIVVNLRKKLKTMRSKYLAQKRELLALKKINLSKFSDNEEMPKTVQTFLTLQLKYKNKPKGRRFSNEEKIMALDLMKQNPKAYKYLQEMLIAPSKRTLQRLEGLHSKTRPS encoded by the exons atgCCAAGAGTGCAGGAatggaaatgttattttggaTGCTTTGTTGACG GTCCATTACACCGTTTTCCCCAGTGGGAAGACTTTAAAGAAGAAAGATTTAATAAGTGGAAATCCGTTCTAGATCCGGTAACCCAAGCTAAAGGaaatgaatacatatataacaacatAAGATTATGCTATCGTCATTTTAGCTCAATTTATCATTTGCCAAGTAACCGATTGACTAGGAATGCTACtccaacattaaatattt CTGGATCACAAGTAGTTCTTGGAGAACCATCCACATCAGGATCACAAATTACAGAAGAGAAGCTGCAGGACACAAGTTCATTTG CAGTATCACAAGAAAACAATGCTCAACCATCTACATCAAGTATAAATCATAAGACACACAATGCTGAAGCATCTG CTTCCAATGTGTGCTGCAAAAGGTTATcaaatattgttgtaaatctgagaaaaaaattgaagacAATGAGATCGAAATATTTAGCGCAAAAGAGAGAACTACTAGCtctcaaaaaaattaacctcAGTAAATTCTCAGACAATGAAGAAATGCCAAAAACTGTACAAACCTTTTTAACactgcaattaaaatataaaaataaacccaaGGGGCGACGATTTTCAAATGAGGAGAAAATTATGGCTTTAGATTTGATGAAACAGAACCCAAAggcatacaaatatttgcaaGAAATGTTAATTGCTCCATCAAAAAGAACTTTACAGAGACTTGAAGGACTACACAGCAAAACCAGGCCTAGCTAA
- the LOC119839996 gene encoding uncharacterized protein LOC119839996 isoform X1: protein MPRVQEWKCYFGCFVDGPLHRFPQWEDFKEERFNKWKSVLDPVTQAKGNEYIYNNIRLCYRHFSSIYHLPSNRLTRNATPTLNISGSQVVLGEPSTSGSQVTEEKLQDTSSFAVSQENNAQPSTSSINHKTHNAEASASNVCCKRLSNIVVNLRKKLKTMRSKYLAQKRELLALKKINLSKFSDNEEMPKTVQTFLTLQLKYKNKPKGRRFSNEEKIMALDLMKQNPKAYKYLQETLIAPSKRTLQRLEGLHSKTRPS, encoded by the exons atgCCAAGAGTGCAGGAatggaaatgttattttggaTGCTTTGTTGACG GTCCATTACACCGTTTTCCTCAGTGGGAAGACTTTAAAGAAGAAAGATTTAATAAGTGGAAATCCGTTCTAGATCCGGTAACCCAAGCTAAAGGaaatgaatacatatataataacataagatTATGCTATCGTCATTTTAGCTCAATTTATCATTTGCCAAGTAACCGATTGACTAGGAATGCTACtccaacattaaatattt CTGGATCACAAGTAGTTCTTGGAGAACCATCCACATCAGGATCACAAGTTACAGAAGAGAAGCTGCAGGACACAAGTTCATTTG CAGTATCACAAGAAAACAATGCTCAACCATCTACATCAAGTATAAATCATAAGACACACAATGCTGAAGCATCTG CTTCCAATGTGTGCTGCAAAAGGTTATcaaatattgttgtaaatctgagaaaaaaattgaagacAATGAGATCGAAATATTTAGCCCAAAAGAGAGAACTACTAGCtctcaaaaaaattaacctcAGTAAATTCTCAGACAATGAAGAAATGCCAAAAACTGTACAAACCTTTTTAAcactacaattaaaatataaaaataaacccaaGGGGCGACGATTTTCAAATGAGGAGAAAATTATGGCTTTAGATTTGATGAAACAGAACCCAAAggcatacaaatatttacaagaaaCGTTAATTGCTCCATCAAAAAGAACTTTGCAGAGACTTGAAGGACTACACAGCAAAACCAGGCCTAGCTAA
- the LOC119839996 gene encoding uncharacterized protein LOC119839996 isoform X2 has translation MPRVQEWKCYFGCFVDGPLHRFPQWEDFKEERFNKWKSVLDPVTQAKGNEYIYNNIRLCYRHFSSIYHLPSNRLTRNATPTLNISGSQVVLGEPSTSGSQVTEEKLQDTSSFVSQENNAQPSTSSINHKTHNAEASASNVCCKRLSNIVVNLRKKLKTMRSKYLAQKRELLALKKINLSKFSDNEEMPKTVQTFLTLQLKYKNKPKGRRFSNEEKIMALDLMKQNPKAYKYLQETLIAPSKRTLQRLEGLHSKTRPS, from the exons atgCCAAGAGTGCAGGAatggaaatgttattttggaTGCTTTGTTGACG GTCCATTACACCGTTTTCCTCAGTGGGAAGACTTTAAAGAAGAAAGATTTAATAAGTGGAAATCCGTTCTAGATCCGGTAACCCAAGCTAAAGGaaatgaatacatatataataacataagatTATGCTATCGTCATTTTAGCTCAATTTATCATTTGCCAAGTAACCGATTGACTAGGAATGCTACtccaacattaaatattt CTGGATCACAAGTAGTTCTTGGAGAACCATCCACATCAGGATCACAAGTTACAGAAGAGAAGCTGCAGGACACAAGTTCATTTG TATCACAAGAAAACAATGCTCAACCATCTACATCAAGTATAAATCATAAGACACACAATGCTGAAGCATCTG CTTCCAATGTGTGCTGCAAAAGGTTATcaaatattgttgtaaatctgagaaaaaaattgaagacAATGAGATCGAAATATTTAGCCCAAAAGAGAGAACTACTAGCtctcaaaaaaattaacctcAGTAAATTCTCAGACAATGAAGAAATGCCAAAAACTGTACAAACCTTTTTAAcactacaattaaaatataaaaataaacccaaGGGGCGACGATTTTCAAATGAGGAGAAAATTATGGCTTTAGATTTGATGAAACAGAACCCAAAggcatacaaatatttacaagaaaCGTTAATTGCTCCATCAAAAAGAACTTTGCAGAGACTTGAAGGACTACACAGCAAAACCAGGCCTAGCTAA
- the LOC119840169 gene encoding protein spaetzle 3-like — translation MRVYFRKSEQTEIPTPCVGVLRLTKERQSIKWERDAAIQCEECSTTQSSWELHSSGQIEARARLPNARIIILWTALSLALGYEIQGQIIRGVPCVKRNFQLYCPTAGNTYPLDKIETFIDENKALIKRMYGSFTMPGGSRVRRAPGVPDLHAGIPDSHSGDSYFRHVRQAKPPLPDAQSVNSTGRIDACESKTEIMTPYWALNSGRKLRAIVNTMHFEQAIHQEVCSKQSTSRCSGDCGCEQKYKWHRLLAYDPSDDCAGIFMDWFLFPSCCVCRCKP, via the exons ATGCGGGTGTACTTCAGAAAGTCGGAACAAACTGAAATACCGACACCGTGTGTGGGTGTGCTTCGTTTAACGAAAGAGCGGCAGTCCATCAAGTGGGAGAGGGACGCTGCTATACAGTGTGAAGAGTGCAGCACCACTCAGAGTTCGTGGGAACTGCACAGTAGTGGTCAGATCGAAGCGCGCGCGCGCCTGCCCAATGCACGCATTATT ATTTTATGGACAGCTCTGTCACTGGCGCTCGGGTATGAAATCCAAGGTCAAATCATCAGAGGAGTGCCATGCGTGAAGCGAAACTTTCAACTTTATTGTCCAACGGCTGGCAACACTTATCCCTT AGACAAAATCGAAACGTTCATCGATGAGAACAAAGCTTTAATAAAACGCATGTACGGCTCATTCACTATGCCCGGCGGGAGCAGAGTACGGAGGGCGCCAGGTGTGCCAGACTTGCATGCGGGTATACCGGACTCGCATTCAGGGGACTCGTACTTCAGGCATGTGAGGCAGGCAAAACCTCCGCTGCCGGATGCGCAGTCGGTGAATAGTACCGGCAG AATAGACGCCTGCGAAAGTAAAACAGAAATTATGACACCATATTGGGCGCTAAATTCTGGCCGGAAGTTACGTGCAATAGTCAACACTATGCATTTTGAGCAAGCGATACATCAAGAAGTGTGCAG caAACAATCAACTTCAAGATGTTCCGGAGACTGCGGCTGTGAACAGAAGTACAAATGGCATCGCCTCCTCGCTTACGATCCCAGTGACGACTGCGCGGGAATATTCATGGATTGGTTCTTATTCCCTTCATGTTGTGTGTGCCGCTGTAAACCTTAA
- the LOC119839936 gene encoding NFU1 iron-sulfur cluster scaffold homolog, mitochondrial-like isoform X1, with product MFRHSLRFVRSGHQCSRICLASVSSWSYRCRDVRAFSGFGLKNTEMRLNARKPLLNTCNCRSMFIQTQETPNPNSLKFLPGTQVLEPGTTLDFPNIGAASCSPLAKMIFRIEGVKAVFFGSDFITVTKQDDDIEWKLLKPDIFATIMDFFASGLPIVTDAKPSGDTQINEDDDEVVQMIKELLDTRIRPTVQEDGGDVLFVDFKDGVLRLKMQGSCSSCPSSIVTLKNGVQNMMQFYIPEVLAVEQIDDEGEKLSEKIFKEFEQIKKKEKNESE from the exons atgtttcgACATTCATTACGATTCGTTCGTTCAGGTCATCAATGCAGCCGAATATGTCTCGCCTCTGTATCCAG CTGGTCTTATAGGTGTCGTGATGTAAGAGCATTTAGTGGCTTTGGACTTAAGAATACTGAAATGCGGTTGAATGCTCGAAAACCGCTATTGAATACTTGCAATTGTCGATCGATGTTTATCCAGACTCAAGAAACACCCAACCCTAATAGTTTAAAGTTTCTGCCCGGTACTCAAGTTTTGGAACCTGGAACGACACTAGATTTTCCAAATATTGGTGCAGCTTCTTGTAGCCCTTTag CAAAAATGATCTTCCGCATAGAAGGTGTAAAAGCTGTATTTTTTGGGTCTGATTTTATAACTGTCACTAAACAAGACGATGATATTGAATGGAAACTTTTAAAGCCAGATATATTTGCAACCATTATGGATTTCTTTGCAAGTGGCTTGCCCATAGTGACAGATGCAAAGCCCTCAGGGGACACAC AAATcaatgaagatgatgatgaagtagTCCAAATGATCAAGGAATTATTAGATACAAGAATAAGACCAACAGTACAAGAAGATGGAggtgatgttttatttgttgatttcAAAGATGGCGTACTAAGACTTAAAATGCAGGGGTCATGTTCCTCATGCCCCAGTTCAATAGTCACCTTAAAAAATGGA GTTCAAAATATgatgcaattttatattccTGAAGTATTAGCAGTTGAACAAATCGATGATGAAGGTGAAAAGTTAAGTGAGAAGATCTTTAAGGAATTTGAACAAATCAAGAAGAAGGAGAAGAATGAATCTGAATAA
- the LOC119840126 gene encoding piwi-like protein Ago3 — MADASKGRGRGLSLIQALRAQRSETPGQDVPHKSPGSSEPPTVVSSMAPSYAPSEVSSETPSAVSSVAPSSVGGRGKIAAMLNKMHQKPGGSSASGPILCPASDVRPTPGPGPGLGRGIKLLQHLKATQASSSVVGSGDSTVASVKSITDQMAASTIASSAPSSIGKNKYFREVKDTPPVVKKGESGVPCEVTANFIYLKFEENNVFEYEVQYEPDQDHKHLRFKLLGEHRHLFKEKTFDGTTLYVPHRLPSDVMQLESTNPYDNSKVNLTIMFRRTRRLSEMIHIYNLLFKHIMYDLELVRFGRQHFNQHAAIQIPQYKLEVWPGYVTAVDEYEGGLMLTLDSTSRVLRTQSVLSLIKETAQQEGANWKRALSEKLISCSVMTTYNNKLFRVDSIDDSMTPKSTFEKKEKGETIQISYIDYYKKNYGIDIMDWDQPMLISRESKRVPGSEKPIDYMICLVPELCQLTGLTDDQRSNFKLMKDVATYTRITPNQRYAAFKKYISNVLNNETARNRLKGWGLSLAPETIDIVARTLPPETLYFGNNVKVPGKPNAEWNAEVTRNPVMQAVDIMSWAVLYTDRDKNVTMNFVDTVKRNCTPMGIRVADPNLVRLPNDRTDAYVMSLKKTITSQLQLVVAICPTSRDDRYAAIKKICCADNPVASQVINARTIMNSQKIRAITQKILLQINCKLGGTLWSISIPFKSAMVIGIDSYHDPARKRRSVCSFVASYNQSMTHWYSRAVFQERGQEIVDKLKACLVDSLKHFLRVNGRLPERIIMYRDGVGDGQLKLIQDYEIPQMKVCFSSFGDVYEPMLTYIVVQKRINTRIFMKSHQGLENPPPGTVVDHDITRRNWYDFLIVSQKVNQGTVTPTHYVVVHDDSPMSPDQCQRLTYKMCHLYYNWPGTVRVPAPCQYAHRLAYLVGQSIHDTPSDALSDKLFFL; from the exons ATGGCAGATGCTTCGAAGGGTCGTGGTCGAGGCCTCTCTTTAATCCAGGCTTTAAGAGCTCAAAGATCTGAGACACCTGGCCAGGATGTACCACATAAGAGTCCAGGTTCTAGTGAACCTCCTACAGTTGTTTCAAGTATGGCTCCCAGTTATGCACCAAGTGAAGTATCGAGTGAAACACCAAGTGCT GTGAGTTCAGTAGCACCATCATCAGTTGGAGGTAGGGGTAAAATTGCGGCGATGTTGAATAAAATGCATCAAAAGCCTGGGGGTTCTAGTG catcTGGACCAATATTATGTCCAGCATCTGATGTACGGCCTACACCAGGTCCTGGGCCTGGCCTTGGTAGAGGCATTAAACTTTTGCAGCACTT GAAGGCAACTCAAGCTTCATCATCAGTAGTGGGCAGTGGCGACAGCACAGTAGCCTCAGTTAAGTCAATCACTGACCAAATGGCAGCCAGTACAATAGCCTCAAGTGCTCCATCTTCGAttgggaaaaataaatatttc AGGGAAGTCAAAGATACACCACCAGTTGTGAAAAAGGGTGAGTCAGGTGTGCCGTGTGAAGTGACTGCTAATTTCATATACCTCAAGTTTGAAGAAAACAATGTGTTTGAATATGAAGTGCAATATGAGCCTGATCAGGATCACAAACATCTGCGGTTTAAACTACTTGGAg AACATCGTcatttattcaaagaaaagACATTTGATGGCACCACTTTGTATGTACCACACAGACTGCCGAGTGATGTGATGCAGTTAGAGTCTACAAATCCATATGATAACAGCAAAGTAAATTTGACT ataatgTTTCGCCGTACACGTCGGCTTAGTGAAATGATACACATATACAATCTACTCTTCAAGCACATAATGTACGATTTAGAGTTGGTGCGGTTTGGAAGACAGCATTTCAACCAACACGCCGCTATACAAATTCCACAGTACAAGTTGGAAGTTTGGCCAGG ATATGTAACGGCAGTAGATGAATATGAAGGTGGTCTGATGCTGACGTTGGATTCTACGTCCCGTGTGTTGAGGACACAATCTGTGCTCTCCCTAATAAAGGAGACGGCTCAGCAGGAGGGAGCTAATTGGAAACGGGCTCTATCTGAGAAACTCATCAGCTGTTCAGTTATgactacatataataataaattgttccg CGTGGACAGTATTGATGATTCAATGACACCAAAATCAACATTTGAAAAGAAGGAAAAAGGTGAAACAATACAGATTTCATACATAGACTACTATAAGAAGAATTACGGCATTGATATAATGGATTGGGACCAGCCGATGCTTATATCAAG gGAGTCAAAACGCGTGCCAGGTTCAGAAAAACCAATAGACTACATGATATGCCTGGTACCAGAACTGTGTCAGCTCACAGGCTTGACTGATGACCAACGGAGTAACTTTAAACTGATGAAGGATGTGGCTACTTATACGCGCATCACGCCTAATCAGCGATATGCCGCTTTTAAAAAG tATATAAGTAATGTGCTCAACAATGAGACGGCCAGGAACCGGCTTAAAGGCTGGGGGCTAAGTCTAGCACCGGAGACTATAGACATAGTAGCAAGAACCCTCCCACCGGAGACGCTATACTTTGGCAATAATGTTAAAGTACCGGGAAAGCCGAATGCAGAATGGAACGCAGAAGTTACCAGAAACCCTGTCATGCAAGCCGTTGACATCATGAGTTGGGCTGTTTTGTATACGGATAgagataaaaatgttactaTG AACTTCGTAGACACAGTGAAACGCAACTGCACCCCAATGGGTATACGAGTAGCGGACCCGAACTTGGTGAGGCTACCCAACGACCGCACTGATGCCTATGTGATGAGCTTGAAGAAGACCATAACGTCCCAGCTGCAGCTGGTTGTGGCGATATGTCCAACGAGTCGAGATGATAGATATGCGGCCATCAAGAAGATATGCTGTGCTGATAACCCGGTAGCTTCTCAG GTGATAAACGCACGCACAATAATGAACAGCCAAAAGATCCGCGCCATCACGCAGAAGATCCTATTGCAAATTAACTGCAAGTTGGGCGGCACTTTGTGGAGTATCAGTATACCCTTCAAGAGCGCGATGGTTATCGGTATTGATTCGTACCACGATCCCGCGAGAAAAAGGCGGAGTGTTTGTT CATTTGTAGCGTCTTACAACCAGTCTATGACCCACTGGTATTCAAGAGCAGTGTTTCAAGAGAGAGGTCAAGAAATAGTGGACAAACTCAAGGCTTGCTTGGTCGACTCGCTGAAACATTTCTTGAGAGTCAATGGCCGCTTGCCAGAGAGGATTATTATGTATAG GGACGGTGTGGGAGACGGCCAGCTCAAACTGATCCAAGATTACGAAATACCGCAGATGAAGGTGTGTTTCTCGAGCTTCGGCGACGTGTACGAGCCAATGCTGACATACATCGTGGTACAAAAGAGGATCAACACCAGGATCTTCATGAAATCCCATCAGGGCTTAGAAAATCCTCCACCGGGTACTGTTGTTGATCACGACATTACTAGACGCAATTG GTACGACTTTCTCATAGTGTCGCAGAAGGTGAACCAGGGCACGGTGACGCCGACCCACTACGTGGTCGTCCACGACGACAGCCCCATGTCCCCGGACCAGTGCCAGCGGCTCACGTACAAGATGTGCCACCTGTACTACAACTGGCCCGGGACGGTGCGCGTGCCCGCGCCCTGCCAGTACGCGCACCGGCTGGCCTATCTGGTCGGCCAGAGCATACACGATACGCCTTCTGATGCGCTGTCGGATAAGTTGTTCTTCTTGTAG
- the LOC119839936 gene encoding NFU1 iron-sulfur cluster scaffold homolog, mitochondrial-like isoform X2, translating into MFRHSLRFVRSGHQCSRICLASVSRCRDVRAFSGFGLKNTEMRLNARKPLLNTCNCRSMFIQTQETPNPNSLKFLPGTQVLEPGTTLDFPNIGAASCSPLAKMIFRIEGVKAVFFGSDFITVTKQDDDIEWKLLKPDIFATIMDFFASGLPIVTDAKPSGDTQINEDDDEVVQMIKELLDTRIRPTVQEDGGDVLFVDFKDGVLRLKMQGSCSSCPSSIVTLKNGVQNMMQFYIPEVLAVEQIDDEGEKLSEKIFKEFEQIKKKEKNESE; encoded by the exons atgtttcgACATTCATTACGATTCGTTCGTTCAGGTCATCAATGCAGCCGAATATGTCTCGCCTCTGTATCCAG GTGTCGTGATGTAAGAGCATTTAGTGGCTTTGGACTTAAGAATACTGAAATGCGGTTGAATGCTCGAAAACCGCTATTGAATACTTGCAATTGTCGATCGATGTTTATCCAGACTCAAGAAACACCCAACCCTAATAGTTTAAAGTTTCTGCCCGGTACTCAAGTTTTGGAACCTGGAACGACACTAGATTTTCCAAATATTGGTGCAGCTTCTTGTAGCCCTTTag CAAAAATGATCTTCCGCATAGAAGGTGTAAAAGCTGTATTTTTTGGGTCTGATTTTATAACTGTCACTAAACAAGACGATGATATTGAATGGAAACTTTTAAAGCCAGATATATTTGCAACCATTATGGATTTCTTTGCAAGTGGCTTGCCCATAGTGACAGATGCAAAGCCCTCAGGGGACACAC AAATcaatgaagatgatgatgaagtagTCCAAATGATCAAGGAATTATTAGATACAAGAATAAGACCAACAGTACAAGAAGATGGAggtgatgttttatttgttgatttcAAAGATGGCGTACTAAGACTTAAAATGCAGGGGTCATGTTCCTCATGCCCCAGTTCAATAGTCACCTTAAAAAATGGA GTTCAAAATATgatgcaattttatattccTGAAGTATTAGCAGTTGAACAAATCGATGATGAAGGTGAAAAGTTAAGTGAGAAGATCTTTAAGGAATTTGAACAAATCAAGAAGAAGGAGAAGAATGAATCTGAATAA